One window from the genome of Rhodothermales bacterium encodes:
- a CDS encoding cyclic nucleotide-binding domain-containing protein, with protein sequence MIKPLTMLVQASLYRLGLECELPDDLRELALFSELNDREEQALRRAVVGRRFHAGERVFQEGEPGLGMYVVASGEVEILRCESGRSVAQLGVGTFFGEIALLNEVTRMATARAKTESELIILFQPAFDALIDRHPRLGVKLLIALARIMGVRQIHTGNALDALVQSNGRDPSERPDPPPSRS encoded by the coding sequence ATGATCAAGCCCCTCACGATGCTGGTCCAAGCGAGCCTGTACCGGCTGGGACTGGAGTGCGAGCTCCCCGACGACCTCCGCGAGTTAGCCCTCTTCTCCGAGCTCAACGACCGCGAGGAGCAGGCGCTCCGTCGCGCCGTCGTAGGCCGTCGCTTCCACGCAGGCGAGCGCGTGTTCCAGGAGGGCGAGCCGGGGCTCGGGATGTACGTGGTCGCGAGCGGAGAGGTCGAGATCCTCCGCTGCGAATCAGGCCGCTCCGTAGCTCAGCTCGGAGTAGGAACGTTCTTCGGCGAGATCGCCCTCCTCAACGAGGTGACACGGATGGCGACGGCGCGGGCCAAGACCGAGAGCGAGCTCATCATCCTCTTCCAGCCCGCGTTCGACGCCCTCATCGACAGGCACCCCCGCCTCGGCGTGAAGCTCCTCATCGCACTGGCCCGCATCATGGGCGTCCGCCAGATTCATACCGGCAACGCCCTCGACGCCCTCGTCCAATCCAATGGGCGCGACCCGAGCGAGCGCCCCGATCCACCACCCTCCAGGTCGTGA
- a CDS encoding alpha/beta fold hydrolase, giving the protein MPHATDSVDLFVSVHGEGPPLVVMHGGLGLDHTYLRPWLDRLGEVVTLVYYDHRGHGRSPAPDDWDAVTHATWVADADALRECLGYKQWFVFGHSYGGFLALEYALAYPDRIAGVVLCCTSAAFDHGEAAFARAERRATPEQLAVLAGAFSAPLPNDGAMREGFSAVLPVYLCDPDPSTCEALKAGVRFSADGFNRAFFGCLSDYDVRGRLSEIDAPVLVLSGRHDWLFAPEDGGDVLAAGLPHTEHVVFEHSGHYPFVEEPEPFVHAVTTWLESHERAFPSA; this is encoded by the coding sequence ATGCCTCACGCCACCGACTCCGTCGACCTCTTCGTCAGCGTACATGGCGAGGGCCCGCCCCTCGTCGTTATGCACGGGGGGCTCGGGCTCGACCACACCTACCTCCGCCCCTGGCTGGACAGGCTCGGCGAAGTCGTGACCCTCGTGTACTACGACCACCGAGGGCACGGGCGCTCCCCGGCCCCTGATGACTGGGACGCGGTGACCCATGCGACGTGGGTGGCCGATGCCGACGCGCTCCGAGAATGTCTCGGGTACAAGCAATGGTTTGTGTTCGGACACTCCTACGGTGGGTTCCTCGCCCTCGAATACGCTCTCGCCTATCCTGACCGCATCGCGGGCGTCGTTCTGTGTTGCACGTCCGCGGCATTCGACCATGGCGAGGCGGCTTTCGCACGTGCTGAGCGGCGGGCAACGCCCGAGCAACTCGCCGTTCTAGCAGGCGCTTTCTCAGCGCCGCTACCGAACGACGGGGCCATGAGGGAGGGGTTCAGCGCGGTGCTCCCCGTCTACCTCTGCGACCCAGACCCTAGCACGTGTGAGGCGCTCAAGGCCGGCGTCCGCTTCAGCGCAGACGGGTTCAATCGCGCTTTCTTCGGGTGCCTCTCCGACTACGACGTGCGCGGCCGGCTTAGCGAGATCGATGCGCCGGTGCTCGTCCTCTCGGGTCGGCACGACTGGCTCTTCGCACCTGAGGACGGCGGGGACGTGCTCGCCGCCGGTCTGCCCCACACTGAGCACGTCGTGTTCGAACACAGTGGTCACTATCCTTTCGTTGAGGAGCCCGAGCCGTTCGTTCACGCCGTCACGACGTGGCTTGAGTCGCATGAGCGTGCATTCCCTTCCGCATGA
- a CDS encoding helix-turn-helix transcriptional regulator: MDVTPLHDHRLTAALETLLSPLAYPDVDGWRKAVCNALKDLLDADIALVKLPADVLNGAAPAYSDDVDMEHLNRYGEALGPLDARFDAWTRAAALGVCDRRGLWGDALAAYYDSAYFHEFIRPIQFYGSALLTFDAHRACRASLRPRSRPDAPVRYDDALQFVVARSDRRAEFDGCGEAVFQFGEGHLRTLALLRPAARAGVEFLRHFSQYRSALVDAVDATGVALLLTDERGREQHRTPSLIDLLGSAQAPFSGSVLLGAARRCARSAVTPTGTPCACRLGPYRLACTLLDGVGRAHGGKGGERLIAVTISHDRSLPTPGDIVKRHGLTRQQARVALLLAERRTNEEVAEALCISPHTAHRHTTAVLAGLGLSSRRDVRRMLLDAE, encoded by the coding sequence GTGGACGTTACGCCCCTACATGACCACCGGCTAACAGCCGCGCTCGAGACGCTCCTGTCTCCGCTCGCGTATCCGGACGTAGACGGGTGGCGGAAGGCGGTTTGTAATGCGCTGAAGGATCTTCTCGACGCCGACATCGCTCTCGTCAAGCTGCCGGCGGACGTGCTCAACGGGGCTGCACCCGCTTACAGCGATGACGTAGACATGGAGCACCTCAACCGCTACGGCGAGGCCCTCGGCCCGCTCGACGCCCGGTTCGATGCGTGGACCCGGGCCGCTGCGCTCGGTGTCTGCGACCGGCGCGGGCTGTGGGGGGACGCGCTCGCCGCGTACTACGACTCCGCGTACTTCCACGAGTTCATACGCCCGATCCAGTTCTACGGGTCGGCCCTGCTCACCTTCGACGCACACAGGGCGTGCCGAGCCTCCCTGCGCCCCCGATCTCGACCCGATGCTCCTGTGCGGTATGACGACGCGCTGCAGTTCGTCGTCGCCCGCAGCGACCGCCGCGCCGAATTCGACGGCTGTGGAGAAGCCGTCTTCCAGTTCGGCGAGGGCCATCTTCGGACGCTCGCGCTACTCCGTCCCGCGGCTCGGGCCGGCGTCGAGTTCCTCCGCCACTTCTCGCAGTACCGTTCGGCGCTGGTGGATGCCGTAGACGCAACGGGCGTGGCGCTCCTCCTCACCGACGAGCGCGGCCGAGAACAGCACCGAACGCCATCGCTCATCGACCTGTTGGGCTCAGCTCAGGCCCCCTTCAGCGGCTCCGTACTGCTGGGCGCCGCACGTAGATGCGCACGATCGGCGGTGACACCGACTGGCACTCCGTGTGCCTGTCGCTTGGGACCATACCGACTCGCTTGCACGCTCCTCGACGGAGTAGGTCGGGCCCACGGTGGAAAGGGAGGCGAGCGTTTGATCGCCGTCACGATCTCCCACGACCGTAGCCTCCCCACGCCGGGCGACATCGTGAAGCGGCACGGCCTGACGCGGCAGCAGGCGCGTGTGGCGCTGCTACTGGCCGAGCGGCGGACGAACGAGGAGGTGGCCGAGGCGCTGTGCATCAGCCCGCACACGGCCCACCGCCACACCACCGCCGTCCTCGCCGGGCTCGGGCTGAGCTCCCGGCGCGACGTCCGCCGCATGTTGCTCGATGCTGAGTGA
- a CDS encoding helix-turn-helix transcriptional regulator: MLTLTDRDAAHLSTALSALLAPLDYAHDRAWRRAVNRSLKPLFRADQVSFMVPANGKPDFFSEDYDEVTAQTYPEEIAPVASRYAFWSRCRRFPVGNRSMLWGRHVDAYFKSAYWHEFAKPRRAYDALLVTASLGPAAFRGYENAAQFMFHHASPHASSFGDRGLGLGRLLLPALKTGATAYLHLAAVREAFARLVDELDSALLLFGRDGELLHRNRRLNVVLERDRQGVLVEAAAAALVARCACTPFGRGSDALGEAACVRSVRTGTCTYTLRAIRVDAEVTGHRSAVVVLVEGRAGRLPTREAIQERHGLTRQQARVALLLAERRTNEEVAEALCISPHTAHRHTTAVLAGLGLSSRRDVRDHLLCY, from the coding sequence ATGCTCACGCTCACCGATCGCGACGCTGCGCATCTGAGCACCGCCTTGAGCGCGCTGCTCGCCCCGCTCGACTACGCCCATGACCGTGCGTGGCGGCGTGCGGTTAACCGCTCGCTCAAGCCGCTCTTCCGCGCCGATCAGGTCTCATTCATGGTGCCTGCCAACGGGAAGCCGGACTTCTTTTCCGAGGACTACGATGAGGTGACCGCTCAGACGTACCCCGAGGAGATCGCTCCGGTCGCATCTCGGTACGCCTTCTGGTCACGGTGCCGACGTTTCCCCGTGGGGAACCGCTCCATGTTGTGGGGCCGCCACGTCGATGCCTATTTCAAGAGCGCGTACTGGCACGAGTTCGCCAAGCCGCGCCGGGCCTACGACGCGCTCCTCGTCACGGCTTCTCTCGGGCCGGCGGCCTTTAGGGGTTACGAGAACGCCGCGCAGTTCATGTTCCACCACGCATCGCCCCACGCCTCCTCGTTTGGAGACCGCGGCCTCGGCCTCGGACGGCTCCTCCTCCCGGCACTGAAGACAGGCGCGACGGCGTACTTGCACCTGGCCGCGGTCCGCGAGGCGTTTGCCCGGCTCGTGGACGAACTCGACTCCGCACTCCTCCTGTTCGGAAGGGACGGCGAACTGCTGCATCGAAATCGGCGTCTCAACGTCGTGCTCGAACGAGATCGCCAGGGGGTCCTCGTCGAAGCAGCAGCGGCTGCGCTCGTGGCCCGTTGCGCCTGCACACCGTTTGGCAGAGGCTCCGACGCCCTCGGAGAGGCGGCCTGCGTGAGGTCGGTGCGGACGGGCACCTGCACATACACGTTGCGGGCCATCCGAGTGGATGCCGAAGTCACCGGTCATCGCAGCGCGGTGGTCGTCCTGGTAGAGGGAAGAGCTGGGCGCCTGCCAACGCGCGAGGCGATCCAAGAGCGGCACGGCCTGACACGGCAGCAGGCGCGCGTGGCGCTGCTACTGGCCGAGCGGCGGACGAACGAGGAGGTGGCCGAGGCGCTGTGCATCAGCCCCCACACGGCCCACCGCCACACCACCGCCGTCCTCGCCGGGCTCGGGCTGAGCTCCCGGCGCGACGTCCGCGACCACCTTCTTTGTTATTGA
- a CDS encoding DUF6166 domain-containing protein, with product MVKDHVGFGTPLDVEEVPTDNATDNRPRLVVSYEGEELGAVQPKHVPWLRPLIPFGAGIYLVRVTGQERDFTLGLNCCFSRVGNAVAALNHALGTDLGDDGHGGDGASQTPTGAALVEAQPRPDHGGDGAAGGLRLVSPGLCVAKSQAASLAHPDDVVLFRALDGTAQATVKHVVRHSPSGIEWGYDGSGPADLARSVLLAHTDEATADRVYQDFKAEVVALVPKAGGVIRAADVRAWLAAHGGDAQR from the coding sequence ATGGTGAAGGACCACGTCGGATTCGGTACCCCGCTCGACGTCGAGGAGGTGCCTACGGACAACGCCACGGACAACCGCCCCCGGCTCGTCGTCTCCTACGAGGGCGAGGAGCTCGGGGCGGTGCAACCGAAGCACGTCCCGTGGCTGCGGCCGCTCATCCCGTTCGGCGCCGGCATCTACCTCGTCCGCGTGACGGGGCAGGAGCGTGACTTCACGCTCGGGCTGAACTGTTGCTTCTCGCGGGTGGGGAACGCCGTGGCGGCCTTGAACCACGCGCTCGGCACGGACCTCGGAGACGACGGCCACGGCGGCGACGGGGCTTCTCAGACGCCCACAGGAGCCGCTCTCGTCGAGGCCCAACCCCGCCCGGATCACGGTGGGGACGGCGCGGCAGGGGGACTCCGGCTCGTCTCTCCAGGTCTGTGTGTGGCTAAGTCTCAGGCCGCCAGTCTTGCCCATCCCGACGACGTCGTGCTCTTCCGCGCGCTCGACGGGACGGCACAGGCCACGGTGAAGCACGTCGTCCGCCACAGCCCGAGCGGCATCGAATGGGGCTACGACGGCTCCGGACCGGCCGACCTCGCCCGGAGCGTGCTCCTCGCCCACACCGACGAGGCCACGGCGGACCGCGTCTACCAGGACTTCAAAGCAGAGGTCGTGGCGCTCGTGCCAAAGGCCGGTGGCGTGATCCGCGCCGCTGACGTTCGGGCATGGCTCGCCGCACACGGCGGGGACGCCCAGCGGTAG
- a CDS encoding JAB domain-containing protein, with the protein MKTNSKNHTLDLFFNTNAATPAADTSATTGPNGNPSTDSATQPPTGDGLPEAALPALADIVVHRTEPFKVPGLKSLVLPVPVFRVQLVRERDHLTRMVQSPADAARLCSEMLDGYDREIFLVLALSTANRVIGAHVAHVGTVDASIASPREVFKFALLVNARSVIVAHNHPSGNLEPSKADVAVSKQLQKAGEALGVRLLDSLVVGFDGRYTSLSERGLI; encoded by the coding sequence ATGAAAACCAACTCGAAGAACCACACCCTCGACCTCTTCTTCAACACGAATGCCGCTACTCCAGCGGCTGATACGAGCGCGACCACGGGTCCCAACGGGAACCCCTCGACGGACTCGGCCACGCAACCGCCTACGGGTGACGGCCTGCCCGAGGCGGCCCTGCCCGCGCTCGCCGACATCGTCGTCCACCGGACGGAGCCGTTCAAGGTGCCGGGGCTGAAGTCGCTCGTGCTCCCCGTGCCCGTTTTCCGCGTTCAACTCGTCCGCGAGCGGGACCACCTCACGCGGATGGTGCAGAGCCCGGCCGACGCGGCGCGGCTGTGCTCGGAGATGCTCGACGGCTACGACCGGGAGATCTTCCTCGTCCTCGCCTTGAGCACGGCGAACCGCGTCATCGGCGCCCACGTCGCCCACGTCGGGACGGTGGACGCGTCGATTGCAAGCCCGAGGGAGGTGTTCAAGTTCGCGCTGCTCGTGAACGCCCGGAGCGTGATCGTGGCCCACAACCACCCCAGTGGAAACCTGGAACCGTCGAAGGCTGACGTCGCGGTGTCGAAGCAGCTTCAGAAGGCGGGGGAGGCCCTCGGCGTGAGGTTGCTGGACTCGCTCGTCGTCGGCTTCGATGGGCGGTACACGTCGCTCTCTGAGCGGGGGCTCATCTGA
- a CDS encoding SprT-like domain-containing protein — protein sequence MHELEAIAANTRVLMEELGREHLGRPLQDLGWSFRFDGARRRLGLCLWEKGGRPVKTISLSRHLAAREGWALMEDVARHEVAHALDFETRGRSAHDRAWKAWARRCGADPTRCYEGALADDPDSPYVGRCPAAGCGHVRPFYRAVTASYFCPRCEEAPERTRSYLRVTERWSGRVLHEGGGDPRRPTHSKRPPKYVGRCPRCGAARGFARRPKRRYACAACCRAYASGRFDPRFELGIEQ from the coding sequence ATGCACGAACTAGAGGCCATCGCAGCCAACACGCGAGTGCTGATGGAGGAGCTCGGCCGCGAGCACCTCGGCCGCCCGCTCCAGGACCTCGGCTGGTCGTTCCGCTTCGACGGCGCCCGCCGCCGCCTCGGCCTCTGCCTCTGGGAGAAGGGCGGCCGCCCTGTGAAGACGATCTCGCTCTCGCGGCACCTCGCCGCGCGCGAGGGGTGGGCGCTCATGGAGGACGTCGCCCGCCACGAGGTCGCCCACGCCCTCGACTTCGAGACGCGGGGCCGCTCGGCCCACGACCGGGCGTGGAAGGCGTGGGCGCGCCGGTGCGGGGCCGACCCCACGCGGTGCTACGAGGGGGCGCTCGCCGACGACCCGGACTCACCCTACGTCGGCCGCTGCCCGGCCGCCGGCTGCGGCCACGTCCGCCCGTTCTACCGCGCCGTCACGGCGTCGTACTTCTGCCCCCGCTGCGAAGAGGCTCCCGAGAGGACCCGCTCGTACCTCCGCGTGACCGAGCGCTGGTCGGGCCGCGTCCTGCACGAGGGGGGAGGGGACCCGCGCCGGCCCACCCACTCGAAGCGCCCGCCGAAGTACGTCGGCCGGTGCCCCCGGTGCGGGGCCGCGCGAGGGTTCGCCCGCCGCCCTAAGCGCCGCTACGCCTGCGCGGCCTGCTGCCGAGCGTACGCAAGCGGCCGCTTCGACCCGCGCTTCGAGTTGGGGATCGAGCAGTGA
- a CDS encoding AAA family ATPase: MTIPDAVALIVAQVRTHFPEWEGVDDDLFVAKELRYKKAASQLAKERLAEGSLRRLLAEGQADEVASRFIEVGKATNLLYKAAARQGDLAPLHDPAVRAATCGALVELLYGDGDVVERVSAFAEFLPAHGLHRNWPLATYFLYFVYPESEVFIKPEKVRSFLKVVGSPVELGTLNGEDYGHVRALAHELRDAMEDYGVRTMIDVQSLIWITGGGYDPDEEAQEEQEASSLVGKLEEDVRAHLHEFATIANAWFDQWNELGTYHDFFRRFFEPDHLSSLEWEDTQEVGRHLHSMQSMALARGNAFGRPNHEIEHYRRAFEYFARGEGPLAVRLDRLRTDEEVRLKYLGESALGEMAGQYFADEYSLFNERSRWALDFLGISHDESAGQSFGARFVAFSEAVATLIPLYRDVVGQRTDWPIRLEVDQFLSWVYETYRESEDVEVEDKTRSVWLISPGPGAKHWKANFEAGEVAIGWPSLGDLHSYSSTTEMAARLHEKDPAGPTPTNDARACWEFAHVIRKGDLVFAKRGRSAIVGAGTVTSDYEYEPARGEYCHVRRVDWTLKGEWGTGERQLPTKTLTGISKYPDMVAELKELVGIKGGEQPQHTVRHWWLNFSPAVWSLADADVGHTQLYTAQNEAGNNRQKYAHFQSVEPGDLVIGYESTPAKRIVGLCSVTRGLHATADGREAIEFEKTAAVTDGPTWTDLRAMPALEEAEPIQNNQGSLFSLSPDAYAEIVALLDVGGEAEVVDTEESPTSEPYTVADLASEAFADPAEVEAWVELLRRRKNLILQGPPGVGKTFLARRLAWALMGVRDPERVRFVQFHQSYAYEDFVQGYRPGDTGGFELKDGLFYEFVQAAKERPEEPHVFIIDEVNRGNLSKIFGELMMLIEPDKRGREFAIPLTYSKGPKQQFYVPDNVHLLGMMNTADRSLAVVDYALRRRFAFVTLAPAMGREPFQQFLQERGADASLISLIANRIRALNAKIASDGDLGAGFCVGHSYFCPSAGDDVSTAWYERVIRTEVGPLLREYWFDRPSEAEAAVAALLA, translated from the coding sequence ATGACTATCCCCGACGCCGTCGCGCTTATCGTTGCCCAGGTCCGCACGCACTTTCCGGAGTGGGAAGGCGTCGACGACGATCTGTTCGTCGCCAAGGAATTACGCTACAAGAAGGCCGCGTCCCAACTGGCGAAGGAGCGCTTAGCGGAAGGCTCCCTCAGGCGCCTGCTAGCCGAAGGTCAGGCCGACGAAGTGGCGAGCCGGTTCATCGAGGTCGGGAAGGCTACCAACCTTCTCTACAAGGCAGCGGCCCGGCAGGGCGACCTCGCACCGCTCCACGATCCCGCCGTCCGCGCCGCTACCTGTGGAGCTCTTGTCGAGCTCTTATACGGAGACGGCGACGTGGTGGAGCGAGTGAGCGCATTCGCCGAGTTCCTCCCCGCGCACGGCCTGCACCGTAACTGGCCGCTCGCAACGTACTTCCTCTACTTCGTGTACCCAGAATCGGAGGTCTTCATCAAGCCTGAGAAGGTGCGGTCGTTCCTGAAGGTCGTGGGATCCCCGGTCGAGCTCGGTACGCTCAACGGCGAAGACTACGGCCACGTCCGGGCCCTCGCCCACGAGCTCCGCGACGCGATGGAAGACTATGGCGTGCGCACGATGATCGACGTCCAGAGCCTGATCTGGATTACAGGCGGGGGCTATGACCCTGACGAAGAGGCACAGGAGGAGCAGGAAGCTTCTTCGCTAGTAGGCAAACTAGAAGAGGATGTCAGAGCGCACCTGCACGAGTTTGCGACGATCGCTAACGCTTGGTTCGATCAGTGGAACGAACTCGGGACGTACCACGACTTCTTCAGGCGGTTCTTCGAGCCCGACCACCTCTCTTCACTTGAGTGGGAAGACACCCAGGAAGTCGGGCGGCACCTCCACTCGATGCAGAGCATGGCCCTCGCGCGAGGGAACGCGTTTGGCCGGCCGAACCACGAGATCGAGCACTACCGCCGCGCGTTCGAGTACTTCGCGCGAGGCGAGGGTCCGTTGGCCGTCCGGCTCGACCGGCTGCGGACGGACGAGGAGGTCCGTCTGAAGTACCTCGGAGAGAGTGCGCTAGGCGAGATGGCGGGGCAGTATTTCGCCGATGAATACTCCCTGTTCAATGAACGGAGCCGGTGGGCGCTCGACTTCCTTGGCATCTCGCACGATGAGAGCGCGGGCCAATCGTTCGGTGCACGGTTTGTTGCCTTCAGTGAAGCTGTTGCTACCCTCATACCCCTCTACCGAGACGTCGTGGGGCAACGGACCGATTGGCCGATCCGCCTCGAAGTGGATCAGTTCCTTTCCTGGGTATACGAGACGTACCGTGAATCGGAAGACGTAGAGGTCGAGGACAAGACCCGCTCTGTCTGGCTGATCTCACCGGGGCCCGGGGCCAAGCACTGGAAGGCGAACTTCGAAGCGGGCGAAGTTGCCATCGGGTGGCCCTCCCTTGGCGATCTCCACTCCTATTCGAGCACCACCGAAATGGCGGCTCGGTTACACGAGAAAGATCCAGCAGGGCCCACCCCCACCAACGATGCCCGTGCGTGTTGGGAGTTCGCCCATGTGATCCGGAAGGGGGATCTCGTCTTCGCGAAACGAGGGCGATCTGCCATCGTCGGCGCTGGGACCGTGACGTCGGACTACGAGTACGAGCCCGCGCGGGGGGAATACTGCCACGTTCGGCGGGTAGATTGGACCCTCAAGGGCGAGTGGGGTACTGGGGAACGCCAACTTCCAACGAAGACGCTGACCGGCATTTCGAAGTACCCCGACATGGTGGCCGAGCTCAAGGAGCTCGTAGGCATCAAGGGCGGCGAGCAGCCCCAGCACACCGTGCGGCACTGGTGGCTCAACTTCAGCCCGGCCGTGTGGAGCCTCGCAGACGCTGACGTTGGGCACACCCAGCTCTACACTGCGCAGAACGAAGCGGGAAACAACCGGCAGAAGTACGCACACTTCCAATCGGTTGAGCCAGGCGACCTCGTGATAGGATATGAGTCGACACCCGCCAAGCGCATCGTCGGTCTGTGCAGCGTGACGCGTGGGCTCCACGCGACCGCTGATGGGCGAGAGGCGATTGAGTTTGAGAAGACGGCGGCTGTAACAGACGGGCCGACATGGACGGACCTTAGGGCGATGCCGGCTCTGGAAGAGGCTGAGCCCATCCAGAACAACCAGGGTAGCCTGTTCTCCCTCTCGCCCGACGCGTATGCAGAGATTGTAGCTCTGCTCGACGTAGGAGGTGAGGCGGAGGTCGTGGACACAGAAGAGTCTCCCACGTCAGAGCCCTACACCGTTGCTGACTTAGCGAGCGAAGCGTTTGCGGATCCAGCAGAGGTGGAAGCATGGGTGGAGCTGTTGCGGCGTCGCAAGAACCTGATTCTCCAGGGGCCGCCCGGTGTGGGCAAGACGTTCCTAGCGCGCCGGCTGGCGTGGGCGCTCATGGGGGTGCGTGACCCCGAGCGGGTGCGCTTCGTCCAGTTCCACCAGTCGTACGCGTACGAGGATTTCGTCCAGGGGTATCGCCCAGGTGACACCGGTGGCTTCGAACTCAAAGACGGCCTGTTCTACGAGTTCGTCCAGGCGGCCAAAGAGCGGCCTGAGGAGCCCCACGTGTTCATCATCGACGAGGTCAATCGGGGCAACCTCTCGAAGATCTTCGGCGAGCTCATGATGCTGATCGAGCCCGACAAGCGCGGCCGGGAGTTCGCGATTCCCCTGACCTACTCGAAAGGGCCGAAGCAGCAATTCTACGTGCCCGACAACGTCCACCTCCTCGGGATGATGAACACGGCGGACCGCTCGCTCGCCGTGGTCGACTACGCACTCCGCCGGAGGTTCGCCTTCGTCACGCTGGCGCCAGCCATGGGCCGCGAGCCGTTCCAGCAGTTCCTCCAGGAGCGGGGAGCGGACGCCTCGCTCATCTCGCTCATCGCCAATCGCATCCGTGCCCTCAACGCTAAGATCGCTTCGGATGGCGATCTTGGAGCTGGCTTCTGCGTCGGGCACAGTTACTTCTGCCCCTCCGCTGGTGACGACGTCAGCACGGCCTGGTACGAGCGCGTGATACGAACCGAAGTGGGTCCGCTGCTCCGTGAGTACTGGTTCGACCGTCCCTCCGAGGCCGAGGCAGCCGTCGCAGCCCTTCTAGCCTGA
- a CDS encoding STAS-like domain-containing protein yields the protein MALVRFPSAAHAADVVRSMVEAGVFSPEVRSVTIRVDSGGLPTAGAALLATWGRWARERGVLVTLDGDRQQVALLDRLGVMESLGRESPSGGVRSNGSLFVPVRFIADGTDVFEATNAILDLVVQEVSDARSFVPALEWAINETIDNIELHAEAPVPGAVCARLDPRTHVLDVGIVDVGRGLQASLSPVLEPWEQTAGQALKKAVQRGVTRDPAVGQGNGLAGARQITERNRGGFDLWTGDAVLRMENGQDRGFEVLPSAVPGTGASFRLDLRRPVDLADTFIGEPGWSYLEAAAEQAEDGLLVRQEVSNTGTRAPARRLRTKALNLLPDLEGPLVLDFEGVNRASSSFLDELIGRLADELGDDAFRERVRLVNLSPRLLDMANVVTTQRLGRTGPTN from the coding sequence ATGGCCCTCGTCCGTTTTCCGTCTGCCGCCCACGCCGCCGACGTCGTCCGATCGATGGTTGAGGCTGGCGTCTTCTCACCCGAGGTACGGAGCGTGACGATCCGCGTCGACAGCGGTGGACTCCCGACCGCTGGGGCCGCGCTCCTCGCGACGTGGGGGCGATGGGCCCGCGAGCGCGGCGTGCTCGTCACGCTCGACGGCGACCGCCAACAGGTAGCTCTTCTCGACCGGCTAGGCGTGATGGAGTCGCTGGGGCGCGAGAGCCCCTCGGGTGGGGTCCGCTCCAACGGCTCGCTCTTCGTACCTGTCCGCTTCATCGCCGACGGCACGGACGTGTTCGAGGCAACGAATGCGATCCTCGATCTCGTCGTGCAGGAGGTATCCGACGCTCGTTCGTTCGTTCCAGCCCTGGAGTGGGCCATCAACGAGACGATCGACAACATCGAGCTCCACGCCGAAGCCCCCGTTCCCGGGGCCGTTTGCGCCCGTCTCGACCCACGGACGCACGTGCTCGATGTGGGGATCGTGGATGTAGGCCGCGGGCTGCAAGCGTCGCTGTCGCCCGTCCTCGAACCATGGGAGCAGACGGCGGGGCAGGCCTTGAAGAAGGCTGTACAGCGCGGCGTCACGCGGGATCCAGCGGTGGGACAAGGCAATGGCCTCGCTGGTGCGCGACAGATCACCGAGCGCAACCGGGGTGGCTTCGACCTCTGGACGGGCGACGCCGTGCTCCGCATGGAGAACGGGCAGGACAGGGGGTTCGAGGTGCTCCCGTCGGCGGTGCCCGGGACTGGAGCTTCGTTCCGTCTCGATCTCCGCCGTCCCGTAGATCTTGCGGACACCTTCATCGGCGAGCCAGGGTGGAGCTACCTCGAGGCTGCAGCAGAACAGGCGGAGGACGGTCTGCTCGTGCGGCAGGAGGTGAGCAATACGGGGACGCGAGCACCGGCTCGCCGGCTGCGGACGAAGGCGCTGAACCTGTTGCCCGACTTAGAAGGGCCTCTCGTGCTCGACTTCGAGGGGGTGAACCGGGCGTCGAGCTCATTTCTCGACGAGCTCATCGGGCGCTTGGCCGACGAGCTCGGCGACGACGCCTTCCGGGAGCGGGTCCGCCTGGTGAATCTCTCCCCGCGGCTTCTCGACATGGCCAACGTCGTCACGACCCAACGGCTTGGCCGTACGGGTCCCACCAACTGA